The genomic region ATGATCAGGATCCGTATAATACTTTGGTTGACCTGAACCGGGCGGGAACCCCGCTTATTGAAATTGTATCAGAACCGGATCTGAGGACCCCGGAGGAAGCCTATGCCTATCTTGCCAAGATAAAGCAGATAGTGCAATATCTGGAAATATGTGACGGTAATATGGAGGAAGGAAGTTTGCGTTGTGATGCGAACGTTTCCGTTCGTCCCCGGGGCAGGGAAAAATTTGGAACCCGTACCGAACTTAAGAATATGAATTCATTCCGGAATGTGGAACGGGCCATTCATTATGAAATTTATCGACAGATAGAATTGATTGAGGACGGCGGGGAAGTGGTACAACAAACCCGGCTTTGGGATACCACTAAAATGCAAAGCAGGCCTATGCGCTCTAAGGAAGAAGCACACGATTATCGCTACTTCCCGGAACCTGATTTACCTCCCATTATTGTAACGGATGCCATGCTGGATGATATCCGGGAAGAATTGCCTGAATTGGCAGATGTGCGCCGCAAAAGATTTATGGAAGATTATGGAATGAGTACAGATGATGCGGTTACTCTTACAGATAGTCGTTATCTTGCAGACTATTACGAAGAAGTAGTAGGATATCTTGGCGATCCTAAAGCTGCTTCCAATATTGTACTAAGTGAAGTGCTTCGGGTGCTGAATGAACAAAGTATTGATATCCGGGAGTTTTCGATTTCAGCGGAAAGAATATCTGAGTTGGTGAAACTGAAAGAAGAGGATAAAATCAATTCTTCGGCAATGCAGCAAATATTCAATGCGATGCTAAAGGAGGATAAGGAACCCGAGATGTTGGCAAAAGAGATGAACCTGATTCAAGTTTCAGACTCAGGATTCCTTGACCCGATTGTTGAGAATATTATCAAAGAAAATCCTGATGAAGTGAAACGGTACAAGGAAGGAAAAAAACAGTTAATTGGATTTTTTATAGGCCAGGCGATGAAAGCTTCTAAAGGCAAAGCAAATCCGAAGTTGGTTAAAGATTTAATTACTGAAAAATTAAACGACTGAAAACAGTTTTTGGGTAAACATGAAAAACTATACACTTATAGCGGCATTAATAGTATTAATGTTGGCAGCGGCTTGTTCAAATGAACCTAAGCCTCTGGAAACTATAGTAAAAGGAACCATCACGGTTTCTGATTCAATAGATAATAGCGGTGATTATTCCGATATAGGAATTACCATTGTTAACAGGGATTCTGTGAATGCGCCGGTTGATACACTTTTTCATACCGTAACTGATGAAAGTGGCTATTTCTCAGGAAATGTGAGATTCCCTGTTAAAAACTATTACATACTTGTAATCAGCCGAAATAATAATGATTTGGCAAATGTAAGGGTAATTCTGGCAGACAATGATACACTTACAGTCAATGCTGAACTTCCCGATATAAGTGAAAATCTGACATTAGATTCTCGGGAACATGAAGCTATGCAGACGCTTTCAAGGGTGGATAGAAACTTTCAAAGAGTGAGTGCATTTGTGAGAGGCGGTGCATTGCCTGACTCACAAATTGTAGATGAAGTTAAAAAGTGGACGAGCCTTTACTGGCAAGTTTATGAAGCACACGAAAATACTATGGCTTCATATATCGCTGCAGAAAAAACAGCAGAGTTATTGAATAGCTGGGATCAGGAAGAAATGTTGAATCGTATTGATGCGGCTTTACCGGAAGATTACATGGTTGCCGTGGCACTTAATCTTGGAAAACCCTATATCGCCCAGAGCAAAGGCTTCGAAGCAGCTTCTGAGTATTTGGATTCTTTGGTGCAGATTTCCAACAGCGAATCGGTTCGCGAGTTTGTAGAACGCGACAAAATTCAAATGTA from Gracilimonas sp. harbors:
- the gatB gene encoding Asp-tRNA(Asn)/Glu-tRNA(Gln) amidotransferase subunit GatB, with the protein product MSTIAHEKYEAVIGLEVHAQLLTESKAFADVKMEYGGAPNTQVSPLCLGHPGTLPVVNENLVRYIIKMGLATKCSVAEKSIFARKNYFYPDLPKGYQISQYDTPICFDGFVDIELEDYDKRIGITRIHMEEDAGKSIHDQDPYNTLVDLNRAGTPLIEIVSEPDLRTPEEAYAYLAKIKQIVQYLEICDGNMEEGSLRCDANVSVRPRGREKFGTRTELKNMNSFRNVERAIHYEIYRQIELIEDGGEVVQQTRLWDTTKMQSRPMRSKEEAHDYRYFPEPDLPPIIVTDAMLDDIREELPELADVRRKRFMEDYGMSTDDAVTLTDSRYLADYYEEVVGYLGDPKAASNIVLSEVLRVLNEQSIDIREFSISAERISELVKLKEEDKINSSAMQQIFNAMLKEDKEPEMLAKEMNLIQVSDSGFLDPIVENIIKENPDEVKRYKEGKKQLIGFFIGQAMKASKGKANPKLVKDLITEKLND